In a single window of the Luteibacter rhizovicinus DSM 16549 genome:
- a CDS encoding ABC transporter permease, giving the protein MPPFRPILAALRYHKAGAILIALQVALTLAVICNAIFVIEQRLQRLSRDTGIAESELMVVNNKWVAPAAELPARQAADVAMLRALPGVADAYATNAYPLIGGAWQSGVRLDPTSKHFVSEGASIYFVDDHALNTLGVKIAEGRNFRSDEIGTLVPNGSPDAPSIIITRALAKRAFPEGHALGKAFYIGNSDSRPSTIIGIVEHVQTPQTDSGDDIYWEDSIFVPMHLTGSGAFFVVRAQPGQLNALLRSVPEALKALSARRVIPQPHGVMPFSQVRQIAYRSDRGLAWMLAGICVTLLVVTAAGIVGLTSFWVGQRRRQIGIRRALGATRRDILVYFLTENGLISMAGALAGVVLAFGLNAWMMRAFETSRLSLLYVGAGAVILLLLGQLAVLSPARRASRVPPVEATRTI; this is encoded by the coding sequence ATGCCGCCTTTCCGCCCTATCCTCGCCGCGCTGCGCTATCACAAGGCCGGCGCCATCCTCATCGCCTTGCAGGTGGCCTTGACCCTTGCCGTCATCTGCAACGCGATCTTCGTCATCGAGCAACGGCTACAGCGCCTGTCACGCGACACCGGCATCGCCGAAAGCGAGCTGATGGTCGTCAACAACAAGTGGGTCGCACCGGCGGCGGAACTGCCTGCGCGACAGGCAGCCGACGTGGCCATGCTGCGCGCCTTGCCCGGCGTAGCGGATGCCTACGCCACCAACGCGTACCCGCTCATCGGCGGCGCCTGGCAAAGCGGCGTGCGACTGGATCCGACGAGCAAGCACTTCGTCAGCGAAGGTGCGTCGATCTACTTCGTCGACGACCATGCACTGAACACCCTAGGTGTAAAGATCGCCGAAGGGCGGAATTTCCGCTCCGACGAAATCGGCACCCTTGTGCCCAACGGCAGCCCCGACGCACCGTCCATCATCATTACGCGTGCGCTGGCCAAGCGAGCCTTCCCCGAAGGCCACGCGCTGGGCAAGGCGTTCTACATCGGCAACAGCGATTCCCGTCCGAGCACGATCATCGGAATCGTCGAGCACGTGCAAACCCCGCAAACCGATAGCGGCGACGACATCTACTGGGAGGATTCGATCTTCGTACCGATGCATCTCACTGGCAGCGGCGCGTTCTTTGTCGTTCGTGCGCAGCCGGGGCAGCTCAACGCGCTCCTGCGCTCCGTGCCGGAGGCCCTCAAGGCGCTCAGCGCGCGTCGCGTCATTCCCCAGCCACACGGCGTCATGCCCTTCAGTCAGGTACGTCAGATCGCCTACCGCAGCGATCGCGGCCTGGCCTGGATGCTCGCCGGCATCTGCGTCACCCTGCTCGTGGTCACCGCCGCCGGGATCGTGGGACTGACCAGCTTCTGGGTGGGTCAACGTCGTCGGCAGATCGGCATTCGTCGTGCGCTGGGCGCCACGCGTCGCGACATTCTCGTGTACTTCCTCACCGAGAACGGACTCATCAGCATGGCGGGCGCACTCGCCGGTGTCGTCCTGGCCTTCGGTCTCAACGCCTGGATGATGCGCGCCTTCGAGACGTCACGGCTTTCGCTGCTCTATGTCGGCGCGGGGGCGGTGATCCTGCTGCTGCTCGGGCAGCTGGCCGTGCTGTCGCCGGCACGGCGGGCGTCACGCGTGCCGCCGGTCGAGGCGACGCGGACGATCTGA
- a CDS encoding thymidylate synthase, with amino-acid sequence MQPYLELLRHVRDHGTEKSDRTGTGTRSVFGWQMRYDLAKGFPLVTTKKLHLRSIVHELIWFLQGDTNVAYLKENGVSIWDEWADANGDLGPVYGRQWRAWPTADGKVVDQIAWVVDEIKRNPDSRRLIVSAWNVGELPKMALMPCHTMFQFYVASGKLSCQLYQRSGDIFLGIPFNIASYALLTHMIAQVTGLEVGDFVHTLGDAHLYSNHIEQADKQLLREPRPLPRLSLNPEVTSIFDFRFEDVAIVDYDPYPAIKAPVAV; translated from the coding sequence ATGCAGCCCTATCTCGAACTCCTGCGCCATGTGCGCGACCACGGCACCGAGAAATCGGACCGTACCGGCACGGGTACGCGCAGCGTCTTCGGCTGGCAGATGCGCTACGACCTGGCCAAGGGTTTTCCGCTGGTCACGACCAAGAAGCTGCACCTGCGGTCGATCGTCCATGAGCTGATCTGGTTTCTCCAGGGCGACACGAATGTCGCCTACCTGAAGGAGAACGGAGTCAGCATCTGGGACGAATGGGCCGACGCCAACGGTGACCTCGGCCCGGTCTACGGACGCCAGTGGCGTGCGTGGCCGACAGCGGACGGCAAGGTAGTCGACCAGATCGCCTGGGTGGTGGACGAGATCAAGCGCAATCCGGATTCGCGTCGGCTTATCGTTTCCGCATGGAACGTGGGCGAACTGCCGAAGATGGCATTGATGCCGTGCCACACGATGTTCCAGTTCTATGTGGCCAGCGGCAAGCTGTCCTGCCAGCTGTACCAGCGCTCGGGCGACATCTTCCTCGGGATACCGTTCAACATCGCCAGCTATGCCTTGCTCACGCACATGATCGCCCAGGTGACCGGGCTGGAAGTGGGCGACTTCGTGCACACGCTGGGCGATGCGCACCTGTATTCGAACCACATCGAGCAGGCCGACAAGCAGCTGTTGCGTGAGCCGCGTCCGCTGCCGCGCCTGTCGCTCAACCCGGAGGTGACGTCGATCTTCGATTTCCGCTTCGAGGATGTCGCCATCGTGGATTACGACCCGTATCCGGCGATCAAGGCACCTGTGGCGGTCTGA
- the lgt gene encoding prolipoprotein diacylglyceryl transferase translates to MATPFVVNIDPVALSLGPLQVHWYGLMYLGGFLGGWALGEYRRRQGRLPVSADRFGDLMFYCMMGVVLGGRVGYMLFYTAISWIWTDPLAIFRIWDGGMSFHGGLLGVVVAGIWWSRRNHVKFFDTIDFVAPLVPLGLGLGRLGNFINGELWGKPTDLAIGMIFPHAPDALPRHPNPLYEFALEGVVMFTVLWLFTLKPRRRYAVSGLFALMYGSFRFIIEFVRVPDAQLGYLAFGWVTMGQILSLPLIALGILWLVMSRRAPYAPVAPVAATAATAT, encoded by the coding sequence ATGGCAACTCCGTTCGTCGTCAATATCGATCCCGTCGCGCTGTCCCTCGGACCTCTTCAGGTCCATTGGTACGGGCTCATGTACCTCGGCGGCTTCCTCGGCGGATGGGCGCTCGGCGAGTATCGCCGCCGGCAGGGGCGTTTGCCTGTCAGCGCAGACCGCTTCGGCGACCTCATGTTCTATTGCATGATGGGCGTGGTGCTGGGCGGCCGGGTCGGCTACATGCTGTTCTACACGGCCATTTCCTGGATATGGACCGACCCCCTCGCCATCTTCCGCATCTGGGACGGCGGCATGTCCTTCCACGGTGGCCTGCTCGGCGTGGTCGTGGCCGGTATCTGGTGGTCGCGGCGCAACCACGTCAAGTTCTTCGACACCATCGATTTCGTCGCCCCGCTGGTGCCCCTGGGCCTCGGCCTGGGCCGCCTGGGCAACTTCATCAATGGCGAGTTGTGGGGCAAGCCCACCGACCTGGCCATCGGCATGATCTTCCCGCATGCGCCCGATGCCTTGCCGCGCCATCCCAATCCGCTCTACGAGTTCGCGCTCGAGGGCGTGGTGATGTTCACCGTGCTCTGGCTGTTTACGCTGAAGCCGCGCCGGCGCTACGCCGTGTCGGGCCTGTTCGCCCTGATGTACGGCAGCTTCCGCTTCATCATCGAATTCGTCCGCGTACCCGATGCCCAGCTGGGGTATCTGGCCTTTGGCTGGGTCACCATGGGGCAGATCCTCTCGTTGCCGCTGATCGCGCTCGGCATCCTCTGGCTGGTGATGTCGCGCCGTGCACCGTACGCGCCTGTCGCTCCCGTCGCGGCCACCGCCGCGACCGCGACCTGA
- a CDS encoding alpha/beta hydrolase family protein, giving the protein MKYRFVRPLLAVLCLAACATGVAAADLIPTADFARRLPLTMPRLSPDGKHFSVVYNDPDGKTHSIAIYSVDDPTKPGSLIRMPPYELPANIVWASATRLVVARGKQDGSIGNTSYTGEIMAIDINGKNPDYLYGYEAVGKRSGTRQTDSGWGEIEGTPVQSNGHFYMRATSWSDKNRSTLFDVDATTSTRKEMANIGIGDMSFMVSPEGVAKFSYGTDDNFKYVVFHREGSGWVKVPENGELQRFVPVASVAGSNRIYARYSPGGMGGEFVEQDEDGGNRRVISKDDFSTVTSAGLWTPVPLRPFGTYATSGVPKVTYVDPKESIAKLHMALSLKFPGNFVNFIDFSEDGSQLMFGLASDRDPGRYMLIDTKTYKVSSLFAVAPWIDPAKMAERRPLRFKASDGTELEAILTFPKGKSEGNLPMVLVPHGGPIGIKDDWFYDDDAQFLANRGYLVLQVNYRGSGGRGNGFEEQGYLKWGTRIQQDLIDGVKWAIAENYADPKRICVYGASFGGYSAMMTTIRDPGLFKCAVGYAGIYDLDMMYNKGDIKTTKSGRSYLTSVIGRDEADLAANSPVHLADKITVPVLLVHGEDDERAPFAQFKAMRAAMDAAHKPYDVLTKSGEKHGFVKPENVEEFYNKLQAFLDKNIGGGEASTASN; this is encoded by the coding sequence ATGAAGTACCGCTTCGTGCGGCCGCTACTGGCCGTGCTGTGTCTCGCCGCGTGCGCCACCGGCGTCGCGGCCGCCGATCTGATCCCGACGGCCGATTTCGCCCGTCGACTGCCCTTGACCATGCCGCGCCTCTCGCCCGACGGCAAACACTTCTCCGTGGTCTACAACGACCCGGACGGCAAGACGCATTCGATCGCGATCTATTCGGTCGATGACCCGACCAAGCCGGGGAGCCTGATCCGCATGCCTCCGTACGAATTGCCGGCGAACATCGTCTGGGCGAGCGCCACACGCCTGGTCGTCGCGCGCGGCAAGCAGGACGGCTCGATCGGCAACACGTCGTACACCGGCGAGATCATGGCGATCGACATCAATGGCAAGAATCCCGACTACCTTTACGGCTACGAGGCCGTCGGCAAGCGCTCGGGCACCCGCCAGACCGACTCCGGCTGGGGCGAGATCGAAGGCACGCCCGTGCAGAGCAACGGCCACTTCTACATGCGCGCCACGTCATGGTCGGACAAGAATCGAAGCACTCTCTTCGACGTCGACGCGACCACCAGCACACGTAAGGAGATGGCCAACATCGGCATCGGCGACATGAGCTTCATGGTCTCGCCCGAGGGCGTGGCCAAGTTCTCCTACGGCACGGACGACAACTTCAAGTACGTGGTGTTCCACCGCGAAGGCAGCGGCTGGGTCAAGGTGCCCGAGAACGGCGAACTGCAGCGGTTCGTGCCTGTCGCCTCCGTCGCGGGAAGCAACCGCATATATGCCCGCTACAGCCCCGGCGGCATGGGTGGCGAGTTTGTCGAGCAGGACGAGGATGGCGGCAACCGCCGCGTGATCAGCAAGGACGATTTCAGTACCGTCACGTCTGCCGGCTTGTGGACACCGGTGCCCCTGCGTCCCTTCGGCACGTATGCCACCAGCGGCGTCCCCAAGGTCACCTACGTCGACCCGAAGGAATCGATCGCCAAGTTGCACATGGCACTGTCGCTGAAATTCCCGGGGAACTTCGTCAACTTCATCGACTTCAGCGAGGACGGCAGCCAGCTGATGTTCGGCCTGGCCAGCGACCGCGATCCGGGACGCTACATGCTGATCGACACCAAGACGTACAAGGTGAGCAGCCTGTTCGCCGTGGCCCCCTGGATCGACCCGGCAAAGATGGCCGAGCGCCGTCCGCTGCGTTTCAAGGCCAGCGACGGTACGGAACTCGAGGCCATCCTGACCTTTCCCAAGGGCAAGTCCGAAGGCAACCTGCCGATGGTGCTCGTCCCCCATGGCGGCCCGATCGGCATCAAGGACGACTGGTTCTACGATGACGACGCCCAGTTCCTGGCCAACCGTGGTTACCTGGTGCTGCAGGTCAACTACCGCGGTTCCGGTGGCCGTGGCAATGGATTCGAGGAACAGGGCTATCTCAAGTGGGGCACCCGCATCCAGCAGGACCTGATCGACGGCGTGAAATGGGCGATCGCCGAAAACTATGCCGACCCCAAGCGCATCTGCGTGTACGGGGCCAGCTTCGGCGGCTACTCCGCGATGATGACCACCATCCGTGACCCGGGTCTGTTCAAGTGCGCGGTCGGCTACGCGGGCATCTACGACCTGGACATGATGTACAACAAGGGCGACATCAAGACGACGAAGTCCGGCCGCAGCTACCTCACCTCGGTGATCGGCCGCGACGAGGCCGACCTGGCCGCGAACTCGCCCGTGCACCTGGCCGACAAGATCACCGTGCCCGTGCTGCTGGTCCACGGTGAAGACGACGAACGCGCCCCGTTTGCCCAGTTCAAGGCCATGCGCGCGGCGATGGATGCGGCCCACAAGCCCTACGACGTCCTGACCAAGTCCGGCGAAAAGCACGGTTTCGTCAAGCCGGAGAACGTCGAGGAGTTCTATAACAAGCTGCAGGCGTTCCTCGACAAGAACATCGGCGGCGGCGAGGCCAGCACCGCGTCGAACTGA